In the Candidatus Syntrophosphaera sp. genome, one interval contains:
- a CDS encoding M23 family peptidase, giving the protein MTVGKKILLAFSGLCLLSFTLLAFFDTSGRRGADDASNLDPYGGEGWIVAVIPPGGSIFSVLEKNGLPLKEIGLVSFHFGNFVDVTTIQP; this is encoded by the coding sequence ATGACCGTGGGCAAAAAAATACTTTTGGCCTTCAGCGGCCTCTGCCTGTTGAGCTTCACCCTGCTAGCCTTTTTCGACACTTCCGGCAGGCGTGGCGCGGATGACGCCTCCAATCTTGATCCCTACGGCGGTGAGGGCTGGATCGTGGCAGTGATTCCGCCCGGCGGCAGCATTTTCTCCGTCTTGGAAAAGAACGGCCTGCCCCTCAAGGAGATCGGGCTTGTCTCCTTTCATTTCGGCAATTTTGTGGACGTAACCACCATTCAACCC